From a single Asticcacaulis sp. MM231 genomic region:
- a CDS encoding 5-(carboxyamino)imidazole ribonucleotide synthase, translating into MLKAPLPLGSTIGILGDGQLGRMLSQAASRLGFKVVTFGPDVGSPAAQVSLASKVAAYTDEAVLERLAEGCDVITFEFENVPADSLDFLTGKGAVVAPSSKALRITQDRVLEKTFAREAGIDTVDFFEINSVADLEAAMQASPTPEALLKTRREGYDGKGQIWVRSPDEVDTAYASLGGRPSILEAKASFTREISVVAARGWNGEIRIFPIGQNHHVGGILSTTLAPAQVSEAVTAKAFEIARKVLEGLDYVGVLAVELFVLPGDELVLNEIAPRVHNSGHWTQDGCLCDQFEQHIRAVVGWPLGDTSARCTVEMTNLLGPDILNWPQLAAEPQSRLYVYGKDEPRVGRKMGHINRIK; encoded by the coding sequence ATGCTTAAAGCTCCCCTGCCGCTTGGCAGCACGATCGGTATTCTCGGTGACGGCCAGTTGGGCCGCATGTTGTCGCAAGCCGCCTCACGCCTCGGCTTCAAGGTGGTGACGTTCGGGCCGGATGTTGGCTCCCCCGCCGCGCAGGTATCGCTGGCCTCTAAGGTGGCGGCCTACACCGACGAGGCCGTGCTGGAACGTCTGGCCGAAGGCTGCGATGTCATTACGTTCGAGTTCGAGAACGTCCCCGCCGACAGCCTCGATTTCCTGACCGGCAAGGGCGCCGTGGTCGCGCCATCGTCCAAGGCGCTGCGCATCACGCAGGACCGCGTTCTGGAAAAGACCTTTGCGCGTGAAGCCGGTATCGATACGGTCGATTTCTTCGAGATCAATTCGGTGGCCGATCTGGAAGCCGCCATGCAGGCCTCCCCCACGCCGGAAGCCCTGCTGAAAACCCGCCGTGAAGGTTATGACGGCAAGGGACAGATCTGGGTGCGTTCGCCCGATGAGGTCGATACCGCCTATGCCTCGCTCGGTGGGCGCCCGTCGATTCTGGAGGCCAAGGCCAGTTTCACCCGCGAGATATCGGTGGTGGCGGCGCGTGGCTGGAACGGCGAAATCAGGATCTTCCCGATTGGTCAGAACCACCATGTCGGCGGCATCCTGTCCACCACCCTGGCGCCGGCGCAGGTCTCCGAAGCGGTGACGGCCAAGGCGTTTGAGATCGCCCGCAAGGTGCTGGAAGGGCTCGACTATGTCGGCGTCCTGGCGGTGGAACTCTTCGTGCTGCCGGGGGATGAACTGGTGCTCAACGAGATTGCGCCGCGCGTTCATAATTCAGGTCACTGGACCCAGGACGGCTGTCTGTGCGACCAGTTCGAGCAGCATATTCGCGCCGTTGTGGGCTGGCCGCTCGGTGATACTTCGGCGCGCTGCACGGTCGAGATGACCAACCTGTTGGGACCGGATATCCTGAACTGGCCGCAACTCGCCGCCGAACCGCAGTCGCGTCTTTATGTCTATGGCAAGGATGAGCCGCGGGTCGGGCGCAAGATGGGCCACATTAACCGCATTAAATAG
- the purE gene encoding 5-(carboxyamino)imidazole ribonucleotide mutase, with product MADTPQVAIIMGSRSDWGVMKAAATALDQLGVSYISRVVSAHRTPQRLYEFATGAKAAGYKVIIAGAGGAAHLPGMTASMTTLPVLGVPVPVRDGLKGINSLLSIVQMPGGVPVGTLAVGEAGAKNAGLLAAQILALNDPALSERIEALRQAQTDSVPDTVED from the coding sequence ATGGCCGATACGCCGCAGGTTGCCATCATCATGGGATCACGCTCCGACTGGGGGGTGATGAAGGCCGCCGCGACCGCGCTCGATCAGTTGGGCGTCTCCTACATCTCGCGCGTCGTCTCGGCGCACCGCACGCCGCAACGGCTTTATGAATTCGCCACAGGCGCAAAAGCGGCAGGTTATAAGGTGATCATAGCCGGCGCCGGAGGTGCTGCGCACCTGCCGGGCATGACGGCCTCAATGACCACCCTGCCGGTGCTGGGCGTGCCGGTGCCGGTGCGAGATGGCCTCAAGGGCATCAATTCGCTGTTGTCGATCGTGCAGATGCCGGGCGGCGTGCCCGTCGGCACGCTGGCGGTCGGTGAAGCGGGCGCCAAGAATGCGGGGCTTTTGGCAGCACAGATTTTGGCACTGAATGATCCGGCCCTGAGTGAGCGCATCGAAGCCCTGCGCCAGGCCCAGACCGACAGCGTTCCTGACACAGTAGAAGACTAA
- a CDS encoding GGDEF domain-containing protein, translating into MGLNSHLYTTDDQPGSTPSMMADARDAAEKPARATTASMQSLLAHYFETNPDPASPAPSPFHADNVYALSTAQSETRLPKEVFETSHVTESAFVPVDAPKASPSSLVAQDDWPAAARALINSLMQDNEALREQLHQQALHLQTAQGQADSDALTPTLNRRAFLREVHRAMADCRRYGEEACLIYLDMDGFKSINDAYGHAAGDAALIYVAEALNGSVREGDSVGRMGGDEFAILLRHADLKSARIKAMKLEAELMMGTFEHAGLYLKVGGSFGVRAYAAQASAEAWVSEADAAMFLAKKAVR; encoded by the coding sequence ATGGGACTCAACTCGCACCTGTACACGACGGACGACCAGCCAGGCAGCACGCCTAGCATGATGGCCGACGCACGCGATGCGGCGGAGAAGCCTGCGCGCGCCACGACTGCGTCCATGCAGAGCCTGCTCGCGCACTATTTTGAGACCAATCCCGATCCGGCCAGCCCCGCGCCCAGCCCCTTCCACGCCGATAATGTTTATGCACTGAGCACGGCGCAGAGCGAGACCCGGTTACCGAAAGAGGTTTTTGAGACCTCGCATGTCACCGAGTCCGCCTTTGTGCCGGTTGATGCGCCGAAAGCCTCGCCTTCTTCGCTGGTGGCGCAGGACGACTGGCCAGCCGCAGCGCGCGCCCTGATCAACTCGTTGATGCAGGATAATGAAGCCTTACGCGAACAACTGCACCAACAAGCGCTTCACCTGCAAACCGCACAAGGCCAGGCCGACAGCGATGCGCTGACGCCTACCCTCAACCGCCGTGCCTTCCTGCGCGAAGTTCATCGCGCCATGGCCGATTGCCGGCGTTATGGCGAGGAGGCCTGCCTGATCTATCTCGATATGGATGGCTTCAAGAGCATCAATGATGCCTACGGACATGCCGCAGGCGATGCCGCGCTTATCTATGTCGCCGAAGCGCTCAATGGCAGCGTCCGCGAAGGTGACAGCGTCGGCCGGATGGGCGGTGATGAATTCGCCATCCTTCTCCGCCACGCCGACCTGAAATCGGCGCGGATCAAGGCCATGAAGCTGGAAGCCGAACTGATGATGGGCACGTTCGAGCACGCGGGCCTCTATCTCAAGGTCGGCGGTTCGTTCGGCGTTCGCGCCTATGCCGCGCAGGCCTCAGCCGAAGCCTGGGTCAGCGAGGCTGACGCCGCCATGTTCCTGGCGAAGAAAGCCGTGCGCTAA
- a CDS encoding deoxyguanosinetriphosphate triphosphohydrolase, producing MNERPTMKPLASFASNVDKSLGRLHPELESPTRTAYARDRDRIIHSTAFRRLKGKTQVFVANEGDYFRTRLTHSLEVAQIARSLAHSLALDEDLAETIALSHDLGHPPFGHAGEDQLHACMAPWGGFDHNVQTFRVITRLEVRYPAFDGLNLTWETLEGIIKHNGPVSHHMQEPSWKSIVDFNAQWDLRTDTFASMEAQCAAIADDIAYNNHDVDDGLRAELFSIDDLMQVPLIGPALASVQKDWPTIDSRMLRLEGVRRMIGTMMSDVLTETERRLKADGIVTDEDVRTAKRPMVAFSKGVYDDLSRLRGFLFERMYKHYRLNRTRSHAKRTLNEMFNLFMNEPDTLPTEWFQRVCSKDTETARARVICDYIAGMTDAFAIEEQRRLFSFGG from the coding sequence CTGAACGAAAGACCGACGATGAAACCCTTGGCCAGCTTTGCTTCCAATGTCGACAAGAGCCTCGGCCGGTTGCATCCGGAACTGGAGTCGCCGACGCGCACGGCCTATGCCCGCGATCGCGACCGCATCATCCATTCGACTGCTTTTCGTCGTCTGAAGGGCAAGACGCAGGTTTTTGTGGCCAATGAAGGCGACTATTTCCGCACCCGCCTGACCCATTCGCTAGAAGTGGCGCAGATCGCCCGTTCTCTGGCCCATTCTCTGGCGCTTGACGAAGACCTGGCCGAAACCATCGCCTTGTCACACGATCTCGGCCACCCGCCGTTTGGTCACGCCGGCGAGGACCAACTCCACGCCTGCATGGCGCCGTGGGGCGGCTTCGATCACAATGTCCAGACCTTCCGCGTGATCACGCGCCTTGAAGTGCGTTATCCCGCCTTCGATGGCCTTAACCTGACGTGGGAGACCCTCGAAGGCATCATCAAGCACAACGGCCCGGTCAGCCACCACATGCAGGAACCGTCGTGGAAATCCATCGTTGATTTCAACGCCCAGTGGGATTTGCGCACCGACACCTTCGCCTCAATGGAGGCCCAGTGCGCCGCCATTGCAGACGACATCGCCTATAACAATCACGACGTCGATGACGGTTTGCGCGCCGAGCTTTTCAGCATCGATGACCTGATGCAGGTGCCGCTGATCGGCCCTGCGCTGGCTTCGGTGCAGAAGGACTGGCCCACCATCGACAGCCGCATGTTACGGCTCGAAGGTGTGCGCCGGATGATCGGCACGATGATGAGCGATGTGCTGACGGAGACGGAGCGTCGTCTGAAAGCGGACGGTATCGTGACGGATGAGGATGTTCGTACGGCAAAGCGCCCGATGGTGGCGTTTTCCAAGGGCGTTTATGACGACCTGTCACGTTTGCGCGGCTTTCTTTTTGAGCGCATGTACAAGCATTACAGGCTTAATCGCACGCGCAGCCATGCCAAGCGCACGCTCAACGAAATGTTCAACCTGTTCATGAACGAGCCGGATACGCTGCCAACCGAATGGTTCCAGCGCGTGTGCTCGAAGGACACCGAAACGGCGCGGGCGCGGGTGATCTGTGACTACATCGCCGGCATGACCGACGCCTTCGCCATCGAAGAACAGCGTCGTTTGTTTTCGTTTGGCGGCTGA
- a CDS encoding iron-sulfur cluster assembly accessory protein, which produces MSHNISLTASAAKHLNALSQEAGHPVMLRVLVEGGGCSGFQYVLDLTDTANPDESAISYDGATALVDEISAPLMAGSIIDYVEELVGSQFKILNPLAVASCGCGTSFAL; this is translated from the coding sequence ATGAGCCACAATATCTCCCTCACCGCCTCTGCGGCGAAACATCTGAACGCCCTGAGCCAGGAAGCCGGCCACCCTGTCATGCTGCGCGTGCTGGTCGAAGGCGGCGGATGTTCGGGCTTCCAGTATGTGCTCGATCTGACCGACACGGCCAATCCGGATGAAAGCGCCATCAGCTATGATGGTGCCACCGCTTTGGTCGATGAAATTTCTGCGCCTTTGATGGCTGGCTCGATCATTGATTATGTCGAGGAACTGGTCGGTTCGCAGTTCAAGATCCTCAATCCTCTGGCGGTCGCTTCCTGCGGCTGCGGCACGAGCTTCGCACTTTAA
- the xth gene encoding exodeoxyribonuclease III codes for MKIATWNVNSVNARLPLLLEWFRAVQPDVCGLQEIKCVDEKFPVEAFESLGYNCAVHGQKSYNGVAILSKYPISDVRKGLDDEEDDHARYIEAVIEAPEPVRFGCLYLPNGNPIATDKYAYKLRWLERLRARAEYLLTLEEMTILAGDFNIIPTKDDLWKEAPWLNDALYQPAVRNAYQGLKNLGYTDAFEAQLNVSGPPEGNRYTFWDYQAGAWPKNEGIRIDHHLLSPQAADRLFDLVIHKDARGMTHDEAKPSDHVPVVVELTTKS; via the coding sequence ATGAAAATCGCCACCTGGAATGTCAACTCCGTCAATGCCCGCCTGCCGCTTCTGCTGGAGTGGTTTCGCGCCGTCCAGCCCGATGTCTGCGGTCTGCAGGAAATCAAATGCGTCGATGAAAAATTCCCCGTCGAAGCCTTTGAATCACTTGGCTATAATTGCGCCGTCCATGGCCAGAAATCCTATAACGGCGTCGCCATCCTTTCGAAATATCCGATCAGTGATGTCCGAAAGGGCCTGGACGACGAAGAGGATGATCACGCGCGCTATATCGAGGCCGTGATCGAGGCGCCGGAGCCTGTGCGTTTCGGCTGCCTATATCTGCCGAACGGCAACCCCATCGCCACCGACAAATATGCTTACAAACTGCGCTGGCTGGAGCGCCTGCGCGCCCGCGCCGAGTACCTTCTGACACTTGAGGAAATGACCATTTTAGCGGGTGATTTCAATATTATACCGACAAAAGATGATCTTTGGAAAGAAGCACCCTGGCTCAATGATGCCCTCTATCAGCCGGCGGTGCGCAATGCCTATCAGGGCCTGAAAAACCTGGGCTATACAGATGCCTTTGAAGCCCAATTAAACGTTTCCGGGCCGCCTGAGGGCAACCGCTACACCTTCTGGGATTATCAGGCCGGCGCCTGGCCAAAAAATGAAGGCATCCGCATCGACCATCATCTGCTGTCGCCGCAGGCCGCCGACCGCCTGTTTGATCTGGTCATCCACAAGGATGCACGCGGCATGACGCACGATGAGGCCAAACCGTCCGATCACGTACCCGTTGTCGTTGAATTAACAACAAAATCTTAA
- a CDS encoding NnrU family protein, which produces MWTLALACAFFLCIHLMISGTSMKEQIIAKIGGVAYYILFSLFSIGGLVWMCIAFGIALGDPMNVVLWKSGPFLRIVGLFGNFFAFLLVIGGLTTPSPTNLLALHKLPDKSIYGIVRVSRHPVLAGIGVWALTHIVCNGNLAAWIFFSSMLALCALGANNIDRKRLALMGDVYELIKRRTSIIPFVSIIEGRTAFAPEELGVARMLMAVSLYSAVTVLHELLFTGRAI; this is translated from the coding sequence ATGTGGACCCTGGCACTTGCGTGCGCCTTTTTCCTCTGCATCCATTTGATGATCAGCGGTACGTCGATGAAGGAACAGATCATCGCCAAAATCGGCGGTGTGGCCTACTACATCCTGTTTTCGCTGTTCTCGATCGGCGGACTGGTGTGGATGTGCATTGCGTTTGGCATTGCGCTGGGCGATCCGATGAATGTGGTGCTGTGGAAATCCGGCCCCTTCCTGCGCATCGTCGGCCTGTTCGGCAACTTCTTCGCCTTCCTGCTGGTGATCGGCGGCCTGACCACGCCTTCCCCCACAAATCTTCTGGCCCTGCATAAGCTGCCTGACAAAAGCATTTATGGTATTGTTCGCGTATCGCGTCATCCGGTTCTGGCCGGAATCGGCGTGTGGGCCCTCACCCATATCGTCTGCAACGGCAATCTGGCGGCGTGGATATTTTTCAGCTCCATGCTGGCCCTGTGCGCGCTGGGCGCCAATAATATCGATCGCAAGCGCCTGGCCCTGATGGGGGATGTCTATGAATTGATCAAGCGCCGCACCTCGATCATCCCGTTCGTGTCGATCATTGAGGGGCGCACCGCCTTCGCCCCGGAAGAACTCGGCGTCGCCCGCATGCTGATGGCCGTGTCGTTATACTCGGCGGTGACCGTGCTCCACGAATTGCTTTTTACCGGCCGCGCCATCTAA
- a CDS encoding Gfo/Idh/MocA family oxidoreductase: protein MAKVLRVGVAGAGVFGGYHANKYKQAADVEFVGIYDLDKGRAEAAAAPHGVKAYGGDELADFLAAIDTVTIATPAFAHAAVALKALEAGVHVYSEKPLAITTEDGEAMVDLAKAKGLILACGHQERAVFEAMGLYDVPERPLLLEAVRNGTASTRNLDVSVVLDLMIHDLDLALTLAGVEAGGLKTGAKYRTDEGYKAVGADEVKASVEFENGMRATFAASRMAEARERTMRIVYPSGEVMIDLLNRNFENTTPFSLNADFAEADIAKDPLGTSVFRFLDTVRGVRQRPLCAGDEALKALTLALAIDADVAEDQES from the coding sequence ATGGCCAAGGTTTTGCGAGTGGGCGTGGCGGGCGCGGGCGTTTTCGGCGGCTATCATGCCAATAAATACAAGCAGGCCGCAGATGTCGAGTTTGTGGGCATATATGACCTCGACAAGGGGCGCGCCGAAGCCGCTGCCGCACCACACGGTGTAAAGGCCTATGGTGGCGATGAACTGGCCGACTTTCTGGCCGCCATCGACACCGTAACGATCGCCACGCCCGCCTTTGCCCATGCCGCGGTTGCGCTGAAAGCCCTGGAAGCCGGTGTGCATGTCTATAGCGAAAAGCCGCTGGCCATCACGACCGAAGACGGCGAGGCCATGGTTGATCTGGCGAAAGCCAAGGGGCTGATCTTGGCCTGCGGCCATCAGGAGCGCGCCGTCTTTGAAGCCATGGGGCTATATGATGTGCCGGAGCGGCCGCTGCTGCTGGAAGCCGTGCGCAACGGTACGGCCTCCACGCGCAATCTTGATGTGTCGGTGGTGCTCGACCTGATGATCCACGATCTCGATCTGGCGCTTACCCTGGCGGGGGTTGAGGCCGGGGGGCTTAAGACCGGCGCGAAATATCGCACGGATGAGGGCTATAAGGCTGTGGGCGCCGATGAGGTCAAGGCCTCGGTCGAGTTCGAAAACGGCATGAGGGCAACCTTTGCCGCCTCACGCATGGCTGAGGCGCGCGAGCGCACGATGCGCATCGTTTATCCGAGCGGTGAGGTGATGATCGACCTCTTGAACCGCAACTTTGAGAACACGACGCCCTTCAGCCTCAATGCTGATTTTGCCGAAGCCGATATCGCCAAGGACCCGCTCGGCACCAGTGTGTTCCGTTTCCTGGATACAGTCCGCGGCGTGCGCCAACGGCCCCTATGCGCTGGCGATGAGGCCCTGAAGGCGCTCACTCTGGCTCTGGCTATTGATGCGGACGTTGCGGAAGATCAGGAAAGCTAG
- a CDS encoding cobalamin biosynthesis protein CbiG, with product MSRLFGAYVIVDYSAAEGKKTGESSVWIGVMKRDIRFRLTYQSYNPATRAEAITLLTSILADLHKRGDRIFLGLDFALGFPRGTSARLQLKGAPWAGMWEFLAKNIVDKADNKNNRFQVAAKMNRLMTDEAYPFWGCPKSNSQKWLSTLKPDSIGDFPEFRVTEDHARKQHKKAQAAKSLWQMHGAGVVAGQTMLGIPAVRALTESLGDKARIWPFQTGFGALTEEALEGVSTLIAEVYPAIYDGTAEAGEVKDATGVRLAAQALAEADDKGQLAALFAAPKALSETDLTIASEEEGWILGV from the coding sequence GTGTCACGTCTTTTTGGTGCCTACGTCATTGTCGATTACAGCGCCGCGGAAGGCAAGAAGACCGGCGAATCCTCGGTATGGATAGGCGTGATGAAGCGCGATATCCGTTTCCGCCTGACCTACCAGTCGTATAATCCGGCCACGCGCGCCGAGGCCATCACCCTGCTGACCTCGATCCTGGCTGACCTGCACAAGCGCGGGGACCGCATCTTTCTGGGGCTCGATTTCGCGCTCGGTTTCCCGCGAGGCACGTCTGCGCGTCTGCAACTGAAGGGCGCGCCTTGGGCTGGTATGTGGGAGTTTCTGGCCAAGAACATCGTCGATAAAGCCGACAACAAGAACAACCGCTTTCAGGTGGCTGCCAAGATGAACCGCCTGATGACCGACGAAGCCTACCCCTTCTGGGGCTGCCCGAAAAGCAACTCGCAGAAGTGGCTCTCGACCCTTAAGCCGGACTCGATTGGCGATTTTCCCGAATTCCGCGTGACCGAAGATCATGCACGCAAGCAACATAAAAAAGCGCAGGCCGCCAAGAGCCTGTGGCAGATGCACGGCGCCGGCGTCGTGGCCGGTCAGACCATGCTCGGCATTCCTGCTGTGAGGGCACTGACGGAGTCCTTGGGTGACAAGGCCAGAATCTGGCCGTTCCAGACCGGCTTTGGTGCGCTCACCGAAGAGGCGCTCGAAGGCGTTTCCACGCTGATCGCCGAGGTTTATCCGGCCATCTATGACGGCACGGCCGAGGCTGGCGAAGTCAAGGACGCCACCGGCGTGCGCTTAGCGGCTCAGGCCCTGGCCGAGGCTGACGACAAGGGACAACTCGCCGCCCTCTTCGCCGCACCGAAAGCCTTGAGCGAAACCGATCTCACCATCGCCTCTGAGGAAGAAGGCTGGATTCTTGGCGTTTAA
- a CDS encoding YnfA family protein — MAFKPFLVYILAAIAEIAGCYSLWAVLKLGKSPLWLIPGALSLCAFAWLLTLIDSPAAGRAYAAYGAIYIAGAVGWMWLMEKQRPDLWDLAGLALCLAGSAVILLAPRHS; from the coding sequence TTGGCGTTTAAGCCTTTCCTCGTCTATATCCTCGCCGCCATCGCCGAAATCGCCGGCTGCTACAGCCTGTGGGCCGTGCTCAAGCTCGGAAAATCACCGCTGTGGCTGATCCCCGGCGCCCTGTCACTATGTGCTTTCGCCTGGCTGCTCACCCTTATCGATAGCCCCGCCGCGGGCCGCGCCTACGCGGCCTATGGCGCCATCTATATCGCCGGCGCTGTTGGCTGGATGTGGCTGATGGAAAAGCAACGCCCCGACCTGTGGGACCTCGCAGGCCTTGCGCTGTGCCTGGCCGGCTCAGCCGTGATCCTGCTTGCGCCAAGGCACAGCTAA
- a CDS encoding glucose 1-dehydrogenase yields MLEDLQGKCVLITGASTGIGAAAAQGFARLGAKVALHYNASEEAAQKAADLIRTDGGEVHLFQADLTQSETAAPLVQEAAYKLGGLDILINNAGSLMTRTLFLDWDDELYERVMALNVRAVIHASQAAVPFMEGRGGGSIINLGSIAGNNGGAPGSGLYASAKAFVHNITRHMASDLAKKDIRVNAIAPGVIKTPFHDLTPPERMQAMLNSVPMGRLGVAEDCVGPLVFLASNMSTYMTGQILHVNGGQLMPA; encoded by the coding sequence ATGCTGGAAGACCTGCAGGGCAAGTGCGTTTTGATCACGGGCGCCAGCACAGGGATAGGCGCCGCTGCCGCGCAAGGCTTTGCCCGACTGGGCGCGAAGGTGGCGCTCCATTATAACGCCAGCGAAGAGGCGGCGCAAAAGGCGGCCGACCTGATCCGCACCGATGGTGGTGAGGTTCATCTGTTTCAGGCCGACCTGACACAATCAGAAACCGCAGCACCTCTGGTGCAAGAGGCGGCGTATAAGCTCGGCGGGCTCGATATCCTGATCAACAATGCCGGTTCGCTGATGACACGGACCCTGTTCCTCGACTGGGATGATGAACTTTATGAGCGTGTCATGGCGCTGAACGTACGCGCGGTTATCCATGCCTCACAGGCGGCGGTGCCTTTTATGGAGGGGCGCGGGGGCGGCTCCATCATCAATCTCGGCTCCATCGCCGGCAATAATGGTGGCGCGCCGGGTTCAGGGCTTTACGCCAGCGCCAAGGCGTTCGTGCATAATATCACGCGCCATATGGCGAGCGATCTGGCGAAGAAGGATATCCGCGTCAACGCCATCGCGCCGGGGGTGATCAAGACGCCATTCCATGACCTGACGCCGCCGGAGCGGATGCAGGCCATGTTGAACAGCGTGCCGATGGGGCGCTTGGGCGTGGCGGAGGACTGCGTCGGCCCGCTGGTGTTTCTGGCCTCCAACATGAGCACCTATATGACTGGCCAGATCTTGCATGTGAATGGCGGTCAGTTGATGCCGGCCTAA
- a CDS encoding MATE family efflux transporter: MKTLIYRIEPQTRAAFAALYRLSWPVIMSRLGFMLMGLMDTLVVGHYSSAELGYHSLAWAPTSIFLVTSIGLLVGVQVKTAQFIGAGEPERIGATFQRAVVYAVILGVGSMVALTLGGSWMLNAVVRPELAAGATGPLLIFALSMPFYMVAVAVSEFLEGLGRTRPGMVFTWAGNVVNVALLFVLVPGMVTIPGIDSDGAMGAAISTLVARMLVTVGLLIYLFRLKQVKSFRLLGRHSPDPQGAREQRQVGYAAGASYFIEVAAFAGMTVFAGRISETAVAVWAIVLNFASIVFMVPMGLAIGCSVLVGRAYGAGDPAGIARMGRVSFISAGGFMLAVCLTVLIGGQAIAAGYTSDPALLGGVQGALLLACLFFVPDGVQVVGAQALRARHDVLIAPVLHYIAYGLIMLPMGYWLSLHVGLGVPGLIYACAVASWLSAVLLVSRFLWLDRRARAITADT, translated from the coding sequence ATGAAAACCCTGATCTACCGGATTGAGCCTCAAACGAGGGCGGCATTTGCCGCCCTTTATCGTCTGTCATGGCCGGTGATCATGTCGCGCCTCGGTTTCATGCTGATGGGGCTGATGGACACGCTGGTGGTCGGGCACTATTCGTCGGCCGAACTGGGATATCATTCGCTGGCCTGGGCGCCGACCAGTATTTTTCTGGTCACCTCGATCGGCCTACTGGTGGGGGTTCAGGTCAAGACGGCGCAGTTTATCGGGGCAGGGGAGCCTGAACGGATCGGCGCCACCTTCCAGCGCGCCGTGGTCTATGCCGTTATTCTGGGCGTCGGTTCAATGGTGGCCCTGACGCTTGGCGGTTCATGGATGCTGAACGCCGTGGTGCGTCCCGAACTGGCGGCCGGCGCAACCGGCCCCTTGCTGATCTTCGCGCTCAGCATGCCGTTTTACATGGTGGCGGTGGCGGTTTCGGAATTCCTCGAAGGCCTCGGCAGGACGCGCCCCGGCATGGTCTTCACCTGGGCCGGCAATGTCGTCAATGTCGCGCTGCTGTTCGTGCTCGTCCCCGGCATGGTGACCATCCCTGGTATCGACAGCGACGGCGCCATGGGGGCAGCGATCTCGACCCTGGTCGCGCGTATGCTGGTGACGGTGGGATTGCTGATCTATCTGTTCCGTTTGAAGCAGGTCAAAAGCTTCCGCCTGCTCGGACGGCATTCACCGGACCCGCAAGGCGCGCGCGAGCAGCGTCAGGTCGGTTATGCGGCCGGAGCGTCCTATTTCATCGAGGTCGCGGCGTTTGCCGGCATGACCGTCTTCGCCGGCCGTATTTCGGAAACGGCGGTCGCGGTGTGGGCCATTGTGCTCAACTTCGCCAGCATCGTTTTCATGGTGCCAATGGGACTGGCGATCGGCTGCTCGGTCCTGGTCGGGCGCGCCTATGGCGCTGGTGACCCTGCCGGCATTGCCCGCATGGGACGGGTAAGCTTCATCTCGGCGGGTGGGTTCATGCTGGCCGTTTGTCTCACCGTGCTGATCGGAGGGCAGGCCATCGCCGCCGGTTATACCTCCGATCCGGCCCTGCTCGGCGGGGTGCAGGGCGCGCTTCTTCTGGCCTGTTTGTTCTTTGTGCCCGATGGCGTTCAGGTGGTCGGCGCTCAGGCGTTGCGTGCGCGTCATGACGTCCTGATTGCGCCGGTCCTGCACTATATCGCTTACGGACTGATCATGCTACCGATGGGGTACTGGCTATCGTTGCACGTCGGGCTGGGCGTTCCCGGCCTGATCTATGCCTGCGCTGTGGCTAGTTGGTTATCCGCCGTGTTGCTGGTTTCGCGTTTCCTGTGGCTCGACCGCCGCGCCAGGGCTATAACCGCCGATACATAA